One genomic segment of Sminthopsis crassicaudata isolate SCR6 chromosome 4, ASM4859323v1, whole genome shotgun sequence includes these proteins:
- the LOC141539771 gene encoding chymosin-like, producing the protein MRCLLVFLAIISFSECMLRMPLMKGKTLRNKLKRHGLLTDFLQKNKYSLSSKYGHYAENDKVASEPLTNFLDSQYFGKIYIGTPPQEFTVVFDTGSSNLWVPSVYCSSAACQNHQRFSPSESSTFQSTQEPLSIQYGTGSMEGVLGYDTVIVSGIVDPDQIFGLSTQEPGNIFTYSEFDGILGLGYPSLAEDQATPVFDNMMRKHLVAQNLFSVYMSRNGQGSMLTLGGIDSSYYTGSLHWVPITVQGYWQFSVDSITVDGQVVACDGGCQAILDTGTSLLVGPSYDISNIQSVIGATQGQYGEFDINCSSLSSMPTVVIHINGRQYPLPPSAYTNQEEGACTSGFQGDGSSQLWILGDVFIREYYSVFDRDNNRVGLAKAV; encoded by the exons ATGAGGTGTCTTCTGGTCTTCCTTGCCATCATATCCTTCTCTGAGTGCATGCTCAG AATGCCACTCATGAAAGGGAAAACGTTAAGGAATAAGCTGAAAAGACATGGTTTGCTGACAGACTTTCTGCAGAAGAACAAGTATTCCCTCAGCTCCAAGTACGGACACTATGCTGAAAATGACAAGGTTGCGAGTGAACCCTTGACGAATTTCCTGGAT TCTCAATACTTTGGGAAGATTTACATTGGAACTCCACCCCAAGAGTTCACCGTGGTGTTCGATACCGGTTCCTCTAATCTCTGGGTCCCCTCAGTCTACTGCAGCAGTGCTGCCTGCC AAAACCACCAAAGATTCTCCCCCTCTGAGTCTTCCACCTTCCAGAGCACCCAGGAACCTCTGTCCATCCAGTATGGTACCGGCAGCATGGAGGGAGTCCTGGGCTATGACACCGTCATT GTTTCTGGTATTGTGGACCCTGACCAGATCTTTGGCCTGAGCACCCAGGAGCCTGGAAACATCTTTACCTATTCTGAATTTGATGGCATCCTAGGACTGGGCTACCCCTCCCTGGCTGAGGATCAGGCCACCCCCGTCTTTGACAACATGATGAGAAAGCACTTGGTTGCCCAGAACCTCTTCTCTGTTTATATGAGCAG GAACGGCCAAGGAAGCATGCTCACCCTTGGGGGCATCGATTCATCCTACTACACTGGCTCTCTCCACTGGGTGCCCATCACCGTGCAGGGCTACTGGCAGTTCTCTGTGGACAG TATCACTGTCGATGGCCAGGTGGTGGCTTGTGATGGTGGTTGCCAGGCTATCTTGGACACTGGCACCTCCCTTTTGGTCGGTCCAAGCTACGACATCAGCAACATCCAGAGTGTCATTGGAGCCACCCAGGGTCAATATGGAGAG TTTGACATCAATTGCAGCAGCCTGAGCTCCATGCCTACAGTTGTGATTCACATCAATGGCAGACAGTACCCTCTCCCTCCCTCAGCCTACACTAACCAG GAGGAAGGTGCGTGTACCAGCGGCTTCCAAGGCGATGGCAGTTCCCAACTGTGGATCCTGGGAGATGTCTTCATCCGAGAATACTACAGCGTCTTTGACAGGGATAACAACCGTGTGGGGCTGGCCAAAGCAGTCTAA